One stretch of Miscanthus floridulus cultivar M001 chromosome 18, ASM1932011v1, whole genome shotgun sequence DNA includes these proteins:
- the LOC136521904 gene encoding protein OS-9 homolog isoform X1 codes for MARHEGKHYKCFLPVEDTKTMKSMLPQNATNSLIESERKIKPKEPDELLEILKDHCFYRHEGWWSYEFCYHGKMRQVHVNNDKVIQEFVLGEFDDDATAAYHENSTSELADDVHHGKDISKRYHVHLYTNGTVCDLTEIPRETEVRFVCSGPTVLISSVKEISSCKYVVTIQSPMLCKNPLFQQEKRTLSIHCNELPAKTESSMEDDSLPKEMRISIIPDQDELHDVPSNNYV; via the exons ATGGCTAGACATGAGGGGAAACATTATAAGTGCTTTCTACCAGTTGAAGACACCAAAACCATGAAGTCAATGCTCCCACAAAATGCAACTAATTCTTTAATAGAAAGTGAAAGGAAAATTAAGCCAAAGGAGCCAGATGAGTTACTTGAGATTCTCAAGGATCATTGTTTCTACAGG CATGAAGGTTGGTGGTCCTATGAATTCTGTTATCATGGGAAAATGAGACAGGTCCATGTAAACAATGACAAG GTTATTCAAGAATTTGTTCTAGGCGAATTCGATGATGACGCGACTGCTGCATACCATGAAAATAGCACCTCTGAGTTAGCTGACGATGTTCATCACGGGAAAGATATATCTAAGAG GTATCATGTTCACTTGTATACAAATGGGACTGTATGTGATCTCACAGAAATTCCCCGGGAGACAGAG GTTAGATTTGTCTGCTCGGGGCCTACTGTACTTATTAGTTCAGTCAAGGAGATCTCTTCCTGCAAATATGTTGTAACAATTCAGAGTCCGATGCTTTGCAAAAACCC GTTGTTCCAGCAAGAAAAACGAACCCTCTCCATCCACTGCAATGAGTTGCCTGCTAAAACAGAATCCAGTATGGAGGATGACTCGCTTCCAAAAGAAATGCGGATTTCCATCATTCCCGATCAGGATGAGCTACATGATGTCCCCTCCAATAATTATGTCTGA
- the LOC136521904 gene encoding protein OS-9 homolog isoform X2, translated as MRQVHVNNDKVIQEFVLGEFDDDATAAYHENSTSELADDVHHGKDISKRYHVHLYTNGTVCDLTEIPRETEVRFVCSGPTVLISSVKEISSCKYVVTIQSPMLCKNPLFQQEKRTLSIHCNELPAKTESSMEDDSLPKEMRISIIPDQDELHDVPSNNYV; from the exons ATGAGACAGGTCCATGTAAACAATGACAAG GTTATTCAAGAATTTGTTCTAGGCGAATTCGATGATGACGCGACTGCTGCATACCATGAAAATAGCACCTCTGAGTTAGCTGACGATGTTCATCACGGGAAAGATATATCTAAGAG GTATCATGTTCACTTGTATACAAATGGGACTGTATGTGATCTCACAGAAATTCCCCGGGAGACAGAG GTTAGATTTGTCTGCTCGGGGCCTACTGTACTTATTAGTTCAGTCAAGGAGATCTCTTCCTGCAAATATGTTGTAACAATTCAGAGTCCGATGCTTTGCAAAAACCC GTTGTTCCAGCAAGAAAAACGAACCCTCTCCATCCACTGCAATGAGTTGCCTGCTAAAACAGAATCCAGTATGGAGGATGACTCGCTTCCAAAAGAAATGCGGATTTCCATCATTCCCGATCAGGATGAGCTACATGATGTCCCCTCCAATAATTATGTCTGA
- the LOC136521902 gene encoding amino acid transporter AVT6E-like, giving the protein MNTNYSALPLTSPSIELQSNGAKSSAAANGVLNGHAKISKQDSFLGEVEDGGGEHDELPLIGDGPAGPPEGSGVPAAVFNLATSIIGAGIMALPATMKVLGVAAGLVSILVMGVLSEITVELLVRFSAYCRALSYGEVVHRAMGRPASVVAQMCVIINNAGVLVVYLIIIGDVMSGSLKHIGVMDQLIGHGEWDNRKLLILVVLVIFLAPLCALEKIDSLSLSSAASVALAVVFVVVSCIIALIKIAEGKISMPRMGPDFSSRAAMLDLLVVIPIMTNAYICHFNVQPIYNELKEKTPQNMYKVGRISTVLCVVVYALTALSGYLLFGEDTESDVLTNFDKDLGIRFSSLLNYIVRIGYVIHLVLVFPVVHFSLRQTVDALIFGELATPSRKKTLTLTVVLLALIYLGSTMIPNIWMAFKFTGATTGLALGFMFPALVALRLDKEGSRLGHGERLLSLGLLGLSIVVSIIGVVGNVYTLKSKSE; this is encoded by the coding sequence ATGAACACGAATTACTCGGCGCTCCCATTGACCTCCCCCTCCATCGAGCTCCAATCCAACGGGGCCAAATCTAGCGCCGCCGCCAATGGCGTCCTCAACGGCCACGCTAAGATCTCCAAGCAAGATTCGTTCTTGGGCGAGGTGGAGGACGGCGGCGGGGAGCACGACGAGCTGCCGCTGATCGGAGACGGCCCCGCCGGGCCGCCAGAGGGGTCCGGCGTGCCCGCCGCCGTGTTCAACCTCGCAACATCCATCATAGGGGCCGGCATTATGGCGCTCCCGGCCACCATGAAGGTGCTCGGCGTCGCCGCTGGGCTCGTCTCGATCCTGGTTATGGGGGTCCTGTCCGAGATCACCGTCGAGCTGCTCGTGAGGTTCTCGGCCTACTGCCGCGCGCTGTCCTACGGCGAGGTCGTGCACAGGGCGATGGGCCGGCCGGCGAGCGTCGTGGCGCAGATGTGCGTCATCATCAACAACGCCGGAGTCCTGGTGGTGTATCTGATTATCATCGGGGACGTGATGTCAGGGTCACTGAAGCACATCGGTGTCATGGATCAGCTGATTGGCCATGGCGAGTGGGATAACCGGAAGCTGCTGATCTTGGTGGTTCTTGTCATCTTCCTAGCGCCATTGTGTGCGCTTGAGAAGATTGACTCACTGAGCTTGTCATCTGCCGCATCAGTTGCCCTTGCTGTTGTGTTTGTGGTTGTGTCCTGCATCATTGCTTTGATCAAGATCGCCGAGGGCAAGATCAGTATGCCGAGGATGGGGCCAGATTTCAGCTCGCGAGCAGCAATGCTAGACCTGCTCGTCGTGATACCCATCATGACTAATGCCTACATCTGCCATTTCAATGTGCAGCCGATCTACAATGAACTCAAGGAGAAGACGCCCCAGAACATGTACAAGGTTGGGAGGATCAGCACTGTGCTATGCGTAGTGGTGTATGCCCTGACTGCCCTCTCAGGGTATCTCTTGTTCGGTGAGGACACCGAGTCCGATGTGCTCACCAACTTTGACAAGGATCTTGGGATCAGATTCAGCTCTTTGCTCAACTACATCGTCAGGATTGGGTATGTCATCCACCTGGTCCTCGTTTTCCCAGTTGTCCACTTCTCGCTCAGGCAGACAGTGGATGCACTGATCTTCGGGGAGCTGGCGACCCCTAGCAGGAAGAAAACACTCACATTGACAGTGGTGCTTCTAGCGCTCATCTACCTTGGCTCGACAATGATACCCAACATCTGGATGGCTTTCAAGTTCACCGGAGCTACGACAGGGTTGGCGTTGGGTTTCATGTTCCCGGCTCTGGTGGCATTGAGGCTGGACAAGGAAGGGAGTCGCTTGGGACATGGGGAGAGGCTCCTGTCACTTGGGTTGCTGGGGCTATCAATAGTTGTTAGCATCATTGGAGTCGTTGGAAATGTATACACCTTGAAGAGTAAGTCTGAATGA
- the LOC136521899 gene encoding U3 small nucleolar RNA-associated protein 21 homolog isoform X1: MGIFEPFRAIGYITAGGVPFSVQRLGTETFVTVSVGKAFHVYNCAKLNLVLAGPQLPKKIRAIACYKDYTFAAYGSDIAVFKRTDQVATWSRHEEKVNMLYLFGEYVLSADAKGNIFMWAFRGAEPNSEPVGSISLGDKFTPTCIMHPDTYLNKVIVGSEEGPLQLWNISTKKKLYDFNGWNSPVRCCVSSPALDVVAVGCSDGSVHVHNVRYDEELMSFNHQIRGAVTALSFRTDGQPLLASGGSLGVISIWNLEKRRLHSVIREAHDGSIVSLHFFANEPILMSSAADNSIKIWIFDSNDGDARLLRFRSGHSAPPRCIRFYGNGKCILSAGQDRAFRLFSVIQDQQSRELSQRHVAKRAKRLRVKEEEIKLKPVVTFDCAEIRARDWCNVVTCHMDTPQAYVWRLQNFVIGEHVLTPSSSTVTPIKACVISACGNFTILGTEGGWIEKFNLQSGFSRGSYIDTSLAMQCAHDGEVVGLACDATNGSLISAGYHGDIKLWDFKTCKLKSRLDVGKSVTKIAFHRPNGLLATVAGDMVLILFDTVSMKMVRRFEGHTDRITDLCFSEDGKWLISSSMDGTLRIWDISLARQIDAMHVDVSITSISMSPNMDVLATTHVDQNGVYLWVNQSLFSASTNTENYGSGKHVRNVCLPAVSSAERSEEEQVQNSGESYKSSIKPFVVMDHQIPNLVTLSLLPKSQWQSLTNLDIIKVRNKPIEPPKKPEKAPFFLPSVPSLSGDILFEPPASTKETDISTTKNTYHKMSELSSHFSQLLQSCGETKDYSAFTDYLKGLSPSSLDMELRMLQIIDDEESEDLEQRPELQSISSLLDYFIHELSFRNNFEFVQAVLKLFLKIHGETIRRHSMLQSKVKKLLEVQSLVWQKIDKIFQGARCMVTFLSNSQF, encoded by the exons atggGGATCTTCGAGCCGTTCCGTGCGATCGGCTACATCACGGCGGGCGGCGTGCCCTTCTCCGTGCAGCGCCTCGGCACCGAGACCTTCGTCACTGTCAGCGTCGGCAAGGCCTTCCACGTCTATAAC TGTGCTAAGCTGAATTTGGTTCTTGCTG GACCCCAACTGCCCAAGAAGATCCGTGCTATTGCATGCTACAAGGATTATACATTTGCTGCTTACGGAAGTGATATTGCAGTTTTCAAAAGGACTGATCAG GTGGCTACTTGGAGTAGACATGAAGAAAAGGTCAACATGCTATACCTGTTTGGAGAATATGTTCTAAGTGCAGATGCTAAAGGTAATATATTCATGTGGGCCTTCAGAGGAGCAGAACCAAACAGTGAACCAGTTGGAAGCATATCATTGGGAGACAAGTTCACCCCAACATGTATCATGCATCCTGATACTTACCTAAATAAG GTAATTGTTGGTAGCGAAGAAGGCCCCTTGCAGCTGTGGAATATCAGCACAAAAAAGAAACTGTATGATTTCAATGGTTGGAACTCACCGGTTCGGTGTTGTGTCTCTTCGCCTGCTCTGGATGTAGTTGCTGTCGGATGTTCTGATGGGTCAGTTCATGTTCATAATGTAAGATATGATGAAGAATTGATGTCTTTCAACCATCAGATTCGTGGTGCTGTGACTGCACTGTCATTTCGAACAG ATGGGCAACCCCTTTTGGCCTCTGGAGGTTCTTTAGGCGTTATCAGCATATGGAATCTTGAGAAGAGACGGCTGCATTCTGTGATTAGGGAGGCCCATGATGGTTCAATAGTTTCACTTCACTTTTTTGCGAACGAACCTATTCTGATGAGTTCAGCTGCTGATAATTCAATCAAA ATATGGATATTCGATAGTAATGATGGAGATGCTCGTCTGTTACGATTTCGAAGTGGTCACAGTGCTCCACCTAGGTGCATAAG ATTCTATGGCAATGGAAAATGCATATTATCTGCTGGTCAAGATCGTGCATTTCGTCTTTTCTCAGTTATCCAG GATCAACAAAGTAGAGAGCTTTCTCAGCGGCATGTGGCGAAAAGAGCAAAAAGGCTAAGAGTAAAG GAGGAAGAGATCAAGCTAAAACCAGTTGTTACATTTGACTGCG CTGAGATACGTGCACGTGACTGGTGTAATGTTGTCACTTGCCACATGGATACTCCACAGGCATATGTATGGCGTCTTCAGAACTTCGTTATTGGTGAACATGTTTTGACACCATCATCAAGCACTGTGACACCGATTAAG GCTTGTGTGATAAGTGCATGTGGTAATTTTACTATCTTGGGCACTGAAGGTGGTTGGATCGAAAAATTTAACCTTCAATCAGGGTTTAGTCGTGGTAGTTACATTGACACTTCGTTGGCAATGCAATGTGCACATGATGGTGAAGTTGTTGGGTTAGCTTGCGATGCCACAAATGGCTCTCTAATTAGTGCGGGATACCATGGTGATATTAAG TTATGGGATTTTAAAACTTGCAAGCTGAAATCCAGATTGGATGTTGGTAAATCTGTCACTAAAATTGCATTTCACCGGCCAAATG GTCTTCTTGCTACCGTAGCAGGTGATATGGTACTTATATTGTTTGATACGGTGTCCATGAAAATGGTTCGTAGATTTGAAGGACATACAGACCGTATCACTGATTTGTGCTTCAGTGAGGATGGAAAATGGCTCATCTCGTCTAGCATGGATGGGACTCTTAGGATTTGGGACATCAGTTTAGCAAGGCAGATAGATGCAATGCATGTTGATGTATCTATAACATCTATCTCTATGTCTCCTAATATGGATGTGTTGGCAACCACTCATGTTGATCAAAATGGTGTCTACCTCTG GGTTAATCAATCTTTATTCTCGGCCTCAACAAATACTGAAAATTATGGCAGTGGTAAACATGTACGGAATGTGTGTTTGCCAGCTGTTTCATCTGCAGAGAGATCCGAGGAAGAACAAGTTCAGAATTCAGGAGAGTCATATAAGTCCAGTATTAAACCTTTTGTCGTAATGGATCATCAAATACCCAATCTAGTCACCCTCTCCTTACTTCCAAAGAGTCAATGGCAAAGTTTGACAAATCTTGACATTATAAAG GTTCGCAATAAACCAATTGAGCCACCTAAGAAACCTGAGAAGGCACCTTTCTTCTTGCCTTCAGTTCCATCCCTTTCTGGGGACATATTGTTTGAGCCCCCTGCCAGCACAAAAGAAACAGACATCAGTACCActaagaatacatatcacaagaTGTCTGAGCTCTCCTCTCATTTCAGTCAGCTGTTGCAATCTTGTGGTGAAACAAAGGACT ATTCGGCTTTTACTGACTACCTGAAAGGCCTGTCACCGTCATCTTTAGATATGGAACTGCGAATGCTACAGATAATAGATGATGAAGAGTCTGAAGATCTGGAGCAAAGACCTGAGCTTCAGTCCATTTCATCGCTGTTGGATTATTTCATTCATGAACTTTCCTTCAGGAATAACTTCGAGTTTGTCCAGGCTGTTCTGAAATTGTTTTTGAAG ATACATGGTGAAACAATACGACGGCACTCGATGCTTCAGAGTAAGGTGAAGAAGCTTCTTGAGGTCCAGAGCTTAGTTTGGCAGAAGATTGATAAGATCTTTCAGGGTGCACGATGCATGGTTACATTCCTCAGTAACTCACAATTTTAG
- the LOC136521899 gene encoding U3 small nucleolar RNA-associated protein 21 homolog isoform X2 codes for MGIFEPFRAIGYITAGGVPFSVQRLGTETFVTVSVGKAFHVYNCAKLNLVLAGPQLPKKIRAIACYKDYTFAAYGSDIAVFKRTDQVATWSRHEEKVNMLYLFGEYVLSADAKGNIFMWAFRGAEPNSEPVGSISLGDKFTPTCIMHPDTYLNKVIVGSEEGPLQLWNISTKKKLYDFNGWNSPVRCCVSSPALDVVAVGCSDGSVHVHNVRYDEELMSFNHQIRGAVTALSFRTDGQPLLASGGSLGVISIWNLEKRRLHSVIREAHDGSIVSLHFFANEPILMSSAADNSIKIWIFDSNDGDARLLRFRSGHSAPPRCIRFYGNGKCILSAGQDRAFRLFSVIQDQQSRELSQRHVAKRAKRLRVKEEEIKLKPVVTFDCAEIRARDWCNVVTCHMDTPQAYVWRLQNFVIGEHVLTPSSSTVTPIKLWDFKTCKLKSRLDVGKSVTKIAFHRPNGLLATVAGDMVLILFDTVSMKMVRRFEGHTDRITDLCFSEDGKWLISSSMDGTLRIWDISLARQIDAMHVDVSITSISMSPNMDVLATTHVDQNGVYLWVNQSLFSASTNTENYGSGKHVRNVCLPAVSSAERSEEEQVQNSGESYKSSIKPFVVMDHQIPNLVTLSLLPKSQWQSLTNLDIIKVRNKPIEPPKKPEKAPFFLPSVPSLSGDILFEPPASTKETDISTTKNTYHKMSELSSHFSQLLQSCGETKDYSAFTDYLKGLSPSSLDMELRMLQIIDDEESEDLEQRPELQSISSLLDYFIHELSFRNNFEFVQAVLKLFLKIHGETIRRHSMLQSKVKKLLEVQSLVWQKIDKIFQGARCMVTFLSNSQF; via the exons atggGGATCTTCGAGCCGTTCCGTGCGATCGGCTACATCACGGCGGGCGGCGTGCCCTTCTCCGTGCAGCGCCTCGGCACCGAGACCTTCGTCACTGTCAGCGTCGGCAAGGCCTTCCACGTCTATAAC TGTGCTAAGCTGAATTTGGTTCTTGCTG GACCCCAACTGCCCAAGAAGATCCGTGCTATTGCATGCTACAAGGATTATACATTTGCTGCTTACGGAAGTGATATTGCAGTTTTCAAAAGGACTGATCAG GTGGCTACTTGGAGTAGACATGAAGAAAAGGTCAACATGCTATACCTGTTTGGAGAATATGTTCTAAGTGCAGATGCTAAAGGTAATATATTCATGTGGGCCTTCAGAGGAGCAGAACCAAACAGTGAACCAGTTGGAAGCATATCATTGGGAGACAAGTTCACCCCAACATGTATCATGCATCCTGATACTTACCTAAATAAG GTAATTGTTGGTAGCGAAGAAGGCCCCTTGCAGCTGTGGAATATCAGCACAAAAAAGAAACTGTATGATTTCAATGGTTGGAACTCACCGGTTCGGTGTTGTGTCTCTTCGCCTGCTCTGGATGTAGTTGCTGTCGGATGTTCTGATGGGTCAGTTCATGTTCATAATGTAAGATATGATGAAGAATTGATGTCTTTCAACCATCAGATTCGTGGTGCTGTGACTGCACTGTCATTTCGAACAG ATGGGCAACCCCTTTTGGCCTCTGGAGGTTCTTTAGGCGTTATCAGCATATGGAATCTTGAGAAGAGACGGCTGCATTCTGTGATTAGGGAGGCCCATGATGGTTCAATAGTTTCACTTCACTTTTTTGCGAACGAACCTATTCTGATGAGTTCAGCTGCTGATAATTCAATCAAA ATATGGATATTCGATAGTAATGATGGAGATGCTCGTCTGTTACGATTTCGAAGTGGTCACAGTGCTCCACCTAGGTGCATAAG ATTCTATGGCAATGGAAAATGCATATTATCTGCTGGTCAAGATCGTGCATTTCGTCTTTTCTCAGTTATCCAG GATCAACAAAGTAGAGAGCTTTCTCAGCGGCATGTGGCGAAAAGAGCAAAAAGGCTAAGAGTAAAG GAGGAAGAGATCAAGCTAAAACCAGTTGTTACATTTGACTGCG CTGAGATACGTGCACGTGACTGGTGTAATGTTGTCACTTGCCACATGGATACTCCACAGGCATATGTATGGCGTCTTCAGAACTTCGTTATTGGTGAACATGTTTTGACACCATCATCAAGCACTGTGACACCGATTAAG TTATGGGATTTTAAAACTTGCAAGCTGAAATCCAGATTGGATGTTGGTAAATCTGTCACTAAAATTGCATTTCACCGGCCAAATG GTCTTCTTGCTACCGTAGCAGGTGATATGGTACTTATATTGTTTGATACGGTGTCCATGAAAATGGTTCGTAGATTTGAAGGACATACAGACCGTATCACTGATTTGTGCTTCAGTGAGGATGGAAAATGGCTCATCTCGTCTAGCATGGATGGGACTCTTAGGATTTGGGACATCAGTTTAGCAAGGCAGATAGATGCAATGCATGTTGATGTATCTATAACATCTATCTCTATGTCTCCTAATATGGATGTGTTGGCAACCACTCATGTTGATCAAAATGGTGTCTACCTCTG GGTTAATCAATCTTTATTCTCGGCCTCAACAAATACTGAAAATTATGGCAGTGGTAAACATGTACGGAATGTGTGTTTGCCAGCTGTTTCATCTGCAGAGAGATCCGAGGAAGAACAAGTTCAGAATTCAGGAGAGTCATATAAGTCCAGTATTAAACCTTTTGTCGTAATGGATCATCAAATACCCAATCTAGTCACCCTCTCCTTACTTCCAAAGAGTCAATGGCAAAGTTTGACAAATCTTGACATTATAAAG GTTCGCAATAAACCAATTGAGCCACCTAAGAAACCTGAGAAGGCACCTTTCTTCTTGCCTTCAGTTCCATCCCTTTCTGGGGACATATTGTTTGAGCCCCCTGCCAGCACAAAAGAAACAGACATCAGTACCActaagaatacatatcacaagaTGTCTGAGCTCTCCTCTCATTTCAGTCAGCTGTTGCAATCTTGTGGTGAAACAAAGGACT ATTCGGCTTTTACTGACTACCTGAAAGGCCTGTCACCGTCATCTTTAGATATGGAACTGCGAATGCTACAGATAATAGATGATGAAGAGTCTGAAGATCTGGAGCAAAGACCTGAGCTTCAGTCCATTTCATCGCTGTTGGATTATTTCATTCATGAACTTTCCTTCAGGAATAACTTCGAGTTTGTCCAGGCTGTTCTGAAATTGTTTTTGAAG ATACATGGTGAAACAATACGACGGCACTCGATGCTTCAGAGTAAGGTGAAGAAGCTTCTTGAGGTCCAGAGCTTAGTTTGGCAGAAGATTGATAAGATCTTTCAGGGTGCACGATGCATGGTTACATTCCTCAGTAACTCACAATTTTAG
- the LOC136521901 gene encoding protein S-acyltransferase 24-like: MASEIEVLEDTTTSSTSLGAAAAPSAAEGAGAPAEDESLKNDVYTAAAYGDLEKLQRLVEGEGRPVTEPDGGGYHALQWAALNNRVAAAQYILEHGADINAVDHTGQTALHWSAVRGHIQVAELLLKEGAKVDAADLYGYQATHVAAQHGQTAFIYHIVAKWNADPDIPDNDGRSPLHWAAYKGFADSIRLLLFLDAYRGRQDKEGCTPLHWAAIRGNLEACTVLVQVGKKDDMMVKDKTGLTPAQLAADKNHRQVAFFLDNARRVHDRGCGANTRFGKLSKLGLAPLLWCTIIGMLITYIHSVISGQYAMTMTTPFGIFAWSGVFLATAGLVMFYKCSRKDPGYINTRSSQNQRDDEPLLKMELENPALVSGNWSQLCITCKIVRPVRSKHCSTCDRCVEQFDHHCPWVSNCIGKKNKWEFFMFLTLEVFAMIITGSAAIIRIVRDPDSPSSFGAWIHYSAFQHPGVVSFLALDCFLFFGVAVLTVVQASQIARNITTNEMANSMRYAYLRGPGGRFRNPYDHGIHKNCSDFLLNGYNEDTERLDQTLHTDEEMGMIQMTSAVSQNGGDNHLHHGNGTDHSCADSQANSKPQSQVGSSQCCDHSKRTDRTPLGLGLGLGRNSASRQYVRSLIPL, encoded by the exons ATGGCGTCAGAGATCGAGGTGCTCGAGGACACCACCACCTCCTCGACCTCCCTCGGCGCGGCCGCGGCCCCTTCCGCCGCGGAGGGCGCGGGGGCGCCGGCGGAGGACGAGTCGCTGAAGAACGACGTGTACACCGCGGCGGCGTATGGCGATCTGGAGAAGCTGCAGCGGCTGGTGGAGGGGGAGGGCCGTCCGGTCACCGAGCCCGACGGCGGGGGCTACCACGCGCTCCAGTGGGCCGCGCTCAACAACCGCGTCGCCGCCGCCCAGTACATCCTCGAG catggagcagacATAAATGCTGTGGATCACACTGGACAAACAGCACTTCACTGGAGTGCTGTACGTGGTCATATTCAAGTTGCCGAACTACTTCTGAAAGAAGGAGCTAAGGTGGATGCTGCTGATTTATATGGGTATCAG GCCACACATGTTGCAGCACAGCATGGTCAGACTGCATTCATATACCACATTGTTGCGAAATGGAATGCTGATCCAGATATCCCTGATAATGATGGAAGGAGCCCTTTACACTG GGCTGCTTATAAGGGATTCGCAGACTCCATACGGCTTCTTTTGTTTTTGGATGCTTATAGGGGACGGCAAGACAAAGAAG GTTGTACTCCTTTACATTGGGCTGCTATTCGGGGGAACCTTGAGGCATGCACTGTCTTAGTTCAGGTTGGCAAAAAGGATGATATGATGGTGAAAGACAAAACTGGATTAACTCCAGCACAGCTTGCTGCCGATAAGAATCATCGGCAAGTTGCATTTTTCCTC GACAATGCTAGAAGGGTACACGACAGAGGATGTGGTGCAAACACCAGATTTGGGAAATTGTCAAAATTAGGGCTTGCTCCTCTTCTTTGGTGCACCATTATTGGCATGCTTATTACATATATACACTCTGTTATATCAG GACAATATGCCATGACTATGACAACACCATTTGGGATATTCGCATGGTCAGGAGTTTTTCTTGCAACTGCTGGGTTGGTCATGTTCTATAAATGTAGCAG GAAAGATCCAGGTTACATCAATACAAGGAGCTCACAAAATCAAAGGGATGAT GAACCATTGCTGAAGATGGAGTTAGAAAATCCTGCGCTTGTTTCTGGCAACTGGTCACAACTTTGTATAACGTGCAAA ATAGTCAGACCTGTTCGTTCAAAACATTGTTCTACATGTGATCGTTGCGTGGAGCAGTTTGACCACCACTGCCCTTGGGTTTCTAATTGCATAGGAAAG AAGAACAAATGGGAATTCTTCATGTTCCTCACTCTAGAAGTTTTTGCAATGATCATTACTGGCTCTGCTGCCATTATAA GAATTGTAAGGGATCCAGATTCCCCATCATCCTTTGGTGCTTGGATTCATTATTCTGCATTCCAGCATCCTGGGGTGGTTTCATTTCTCGCACTGGATTGTTTCCTTTTCTTTGGCGTTGCAGTTCTTACAGTTGTTCAAGCATCTcag ATAGCAAGGAACATTACAACAAATGAGATGGCAAATTCCATGAGATATGCATATCTCAGAGGCCCAGGTGGCAGATTCAGGAACCCGTATGATCATGGGATTCACAAGAACTGCTCTGACTTCTTGTTAAATGGATACAATGAGGACACTGAACGACTAGACCAGACATTGCACACCGATGAGGAAATGGGAATGATACAGATGACAAGTGCAGTTTCGCAGAATGGTGGTGACAATCATTTACATCATGGTAATGGCACCGACCATAGTTGCGCTGATTCTCAGGCAAACTCAAAACCTCAAAGCCAAGTGGGTTCGTCTCAGTGTTGTGATCACAGTAAGAGGACTGATAGGACACCATTGGGCCTAGGATTGGGCCTTGGGCGAAACAGTGCGTCCCGGCAGTATGTTCGATCTCTTATCCCATTGTGA